The following proteins are encoded in a genomic region of Galbibacter sp. BG1:
- a CDS encoding acyl-CoA dehydrogenase family protein, which yields MNFDYSETQQMVANAAKEFAEQYIKPHVMEWDESQTFPVEVFKKAGELGFMGILVPETYGGSGLGYHEYIAILDEISKVDPSIGLSVAAHNSLCTNHILTFGNDEQKEKWLPKLATAEWIGAWGLTEHNTGSDAGGMSTTAVKDGDDWIINGAKNFITHGKSGDIAVVIVRTGEKGDSHGMTAFVVEKGTPGFSSGKKEDKLGMRASETAELVFSDCRIPDANRLGEVGDGFIQSMKILDGGRISIGALSLGISKGAYEAALKYSKERVQFGKPISEFQGISFKLADMATEIEASELLLHKAAFEKNAGRKMTKMSAMCKMYASEACVRIANEAVQIHGGYGYTKDFPVEKFYRDSKLCTIGEGTTEIQKVVIARNLLK from the coding sequence ATGAATTTTGATTATTCTGAAACACAGCAAATGGTGGCAAATGCTGCCAAGGAATTTGCTGAACAATATATTAAGCCTCACGTAATGGAGTGGGACGAATCTCAAACTTTTCCAGTAGAAGTTTTTAAGAAAGCAGGGGAGCTTGGTTTTATGGGGATTTTAGTGCCAGAAACCTATGGCGGATCTGGGTTGGGATATCATGAGTACATTGCTATTTTAGATGAAATCTCAAAAGTAGATCCCTCTATTGGTTTATCTGTGGCTGCGCATAATTCCCTTTGTACCAATCATATTCTAACTTTCGGGAACGATGAGCAAAAGGAAAAGTGGCTTCCTAAATTGGCTACTGCCGAGTGGATAGGAGCGTGGGGGCTTACAGAGCACAATACAGGTTCTGATGCCGGTGGAATGAGTACCACTGCCGTTAAGGATGGAGATGATTGGATTATAAACGGTGCCAAGAATTTTATAACCCATGGAAAGAGTGGAGATATTGCCGTTGTTATTGTAAGAACTGGCGAAAAGGGGGATTCCCATGGAATGACTGCTTTCGTGGTTGAAAAAGGGACTCCTGGATTTTCAAGTGGAAAAAAAGAAGACAAGTTAGGTATGCGCGCCAGTGAAACAGCAGAGCTTGTATTTTCAGATTGTAGAATTCCAGATGCAAATAGATTAGGGGAAGTGGGCGATGGATTTATACAATCGATGAAGATTTTAGATGGTGGTAGAATTTCTATAGGCGCTTTGTCACTTGGTATTTCTAAAGGGGCTTACGAAGCTGCTCTGAAATATTCAAAGGAAAGGGTTCAATTTGGAAAGCCAATCTCGGAATTTCAAGGGATTTCTTTCAAGTTAGCAGACATGGCTACAGAAATTGAAGCTTCAGAATTACTATTGCATAAAGCCGCTTTCGAGAAAAATGCCGGTAGAAAGATGACTAAAATGAGCGCCATGTGTAAAATGTATGCTTCTGAAGCATGTGTTAGAATTGCCAACGAAGCGGTGCAAATTCACGGTGGTTATGGGTATACCAAAGATTTTCCAGTGGAGAAATTCTACCGGGACTCTAAATTATGTACTATTGGGGAAGGTACTACCGAAATCCAAAAAGTGGTTATAGCCAGAAATTTATTAAAATAA
- a CDS encoding ComEA family DNA-binding protein — protein MKLISHFRFSKSQRSGILFLATLIIGVGFLAIGFSSFINPKKNVAKPITSEEDKLPPFKIYPFNPNYISDFKGYSIGLSPEAIDRLTEYRNTGRFINSSKEFQKVTKISDSLLREIAPHFKFPTFEVVSKKVPTEKAIVKIDINKATPADFKSVYGVGDKLSERIVKYRELLGGYYYLDQLEEVYGLSSETIANIKNGFAIKTLPVYHKINVNTASVKEISEVPYLNWSIAKKIVTYRTKQRNVNSISELTKIEDFPANKLNRIELYLTTD, from the coding sequence ATGAAATTGATATCCCACTTCCGGTTTTCAAAAAGCCAACGAAGTGGGATATTGTTTTTAGCAACCCTTATTATTGGTGTTGGTTTTTTGGCTATCGGATTTTCTTCATTTATAAATCCTAAAAAGAATGTTGCCAAACCAATTACTTCGGAAGAAGATAAATTGCCACCCTTCAAAATATATCCCTTTAATCCAAATTATATATCAGATTTTAAAGGGTATTCCATCGGGTTATCCCCTGAAGCAATCGATCGGCTTACGGAATATAGAAATACAGGTAGGTTTATAAACTCTTCGAAAGAGTTTCAGAAAGTGACTAAAATTTCAGATTCTCTATTGAGGGAAATAGCACCTCATTTTAAATTCCCCACTTTTGAAGTTGTATCAAAAAAAGTTCCTACAGAAAAAGCAATTGTGAAAATTGATATTAACAAGGCGACACCGGCGGATTTTAAATCGGTGTATGGAGTTGGTGACAAATTAAGCGAGCGTATTGTTAAATACAGGGAGCTCCTGGGTGGCTATTACTATTTAGATCAGTTGGAGGAAGTTTATGGATTAAGTTCCGAGACTATTGCCAACATTAAAAACGGTTTTGCTATAAAAACCCTGCCTGTATACCATAAGATAAATGTAAATACGGCCAGTGTTAAAGAAATTAGTGAAGTTCCATACCTGAACTGGAGCATTGCAAAAAAAATCGTAACTTACAGAACCAAACAACGCAACGTTAATTCGATCTCTGAATTAACAAAAATAGAAGATTTTCCTGCCAATAAATTAAATAGAATTGAACTATATTTGACAACGGATTAG
- a CDS encoding tyrosine-type recombinase/integrase — protein MPFRKFIDYLQLEKNYSKHTVLAYQRDLEAFLGFCETTFDEHSVLNANYSQIRSWIVSLVDQGISNRSINRKVASLKAYYKFLLKAQQIEVNPLAKHKALKTAKKVEIPFSTKEMEQVLQGLEFENDFEGIRDRLIIELFYATGMRRIELVDLKLQDVDFSNKTIKVLGKRNKERFVPLLPSVEILIKEYLAKRDGVVNEASADSLFLLKTGHKIYESFVYRTINNYFSKVSTKLKKSPHILRHTFATHLLNNGADLNSVKELLGHSSLASTQVYTHNSIAELKKQYGNAHPRNNKN, from the coding sequence ATGCCATTTAGAAAATTCATCGATTACCTTCAGCTGGAAAAAAACTATTCCAAGCATACAGTTTTGGCATATCAAAGAGATTTAGAAGCATTTCTGGGCTTCTGTGAAACCACTTTCGATGAACATTCCGTTTTAAATGCCAACTATTCCCAAATACGTTCTTGGATTGTTAGCTTGGTGGACCAAGGAATAAGCAATAGAAGTATTAATAGAAAAGTAGCTTCTTTAAAAGCTTATTATAAATTTTTGCTAAAGGCCCAACAAATAGAAGTGAACCCACTTGCCAAGCACAAAGCGCTTAAAACCGCTAAAAAAGTAGAGATACCATTTTCTACGAAAGAGATGGAGCAGGTATTGCAAGGGTTGGAGTTTGAAAATGATTTTGAAGGAATTCGGGATCGTCTAATTATTGAACTTTTTTATGCCACTGGCATGCGCCGTATCGAATTGGTAGACTTAAAGTTGCAGGATGTGGATTTTTCCAATAAAACAATTAAGGTCTTGGGGAAACGCAACAAAGAACGTTTTGTTCCATTGCTGCCATCGGTCGAGATTTTAATTAAGGAATATTTAGCAAAGAGGGACGGAGTTGTTAACGAAGCTTCAGCAGACTCTTTATTTCTTCTTAAAACGGGTCATAAAATTTACGAAAGCTTTGTTTATAGAACAATAAATAATTACTTTAGTAAGGTGTCGACCAAATTAAAAAAGAGTCCGCATATACTTAGGCATACATTTGCAACACATTTACTGAATAATGGTGCCGATTTAAATTCTGTAAAAGAACTTTTGGGGCATTCCAGTTTGGCGTCTACGCAAGTGTATACACATAATAGTATAGCCGAATTGAAAAAACAATATGGTAACGCACATCCGAGAAACAATAAAAATTAA
- the hpf gene encoding ribosome hibernation-promoting factor, HPF/YfiA family, which translates to MEVNTQSVNFNVDQKLLNFIQKRMDKLDHYYDKVVYSDIYLKVQNTSVKENKIAEVKVHVPGDEYIVKKKCKTFEEAVDCAASSLERSLKKRKEKLRAYS; encoded by the coding sequence ATGGAAGTAAACACACAGTCTGTCAACTTCAATGTAGATCAAAAATTGTTAAATTTCATTCAGAAGAGAATGGATAAATTAGATCACTATTACGATAAGGTCGTCTATTCAGACATTTATTTAAAGGTGCAAAACACCAGTGTTAAAGAGAATAAGATTGCTGAAGTAAAAGTACATGTTCCTGGAGATGAATACATAGTAAAAAAGAAGTGTAAAACCTTTGAGGAAGCAGTAGATTGTGCTGCCAGTTCTTTGGAGCGCTCCCTTAAAAAAAGAAAAGAGAAATTAAGGGCCTATAGCTAG
- a CDS encoding amino acid carrier protein: protein MRKQFLSIFIMLSSVAIFAQELTVKETVINPSDGINDGQVELEVSGGQPPYEYKWSNQSTSLDSNVASGLTEGIDYTVTVSDASGATVNKTFNIEAKSITEIFNGTMTPAVAGIETVLFWDPFAAIGLYDPIMYADKKMVSIPGWTTETENKFTLKEWLAANGAEVKKGDPIAVISKKNGADETVKANASGKLEHLLNEGEVIYNANNTEHKIETNADVFADIIYDEPVPLTHPNGDFQRITIPFIVVWLIFGAAFFTIRMGFINVRGFKHSLDLAKGKYDDPNAPGSITHFQALATAVSATVGLGNIAGVAVAVSLGGAGATLWMIVAGLLGMSSKFVECTLGVKYRDILPDGRVFGGPMNYLRYGLEKKNKSGLGKVLAVLFAILAVGASFGGGNMFQANQSFEILSGQFDFLVGNGFWFGVIVAILVGVVIIGGINSIAKVTGKIVPFMAAVYVIGALIVIFVNIKNIGPAFEAIIDGAFSPSALKGGILGVLVVGFQRAAFSNEAGVGSAAIAHSVAKTNHPPSEGFVALLEPFIDTVVVCTLTALVLIFTGMHEVSGVAGAELTSTAFGSVISWFPYVLAAAVFLFAFSTMISWSYYGMRAWTYLFGKSTKTEFVYKILFLFFVVVGASVSLGAVLTFSDMMILAMSFPNIIGLYIMSGEVRNDLREYWRKLHNNELFKKQKVEKKTA from the coding sequence ATGAGAAAACAGTTTCTCTCAATTTTTATAATGCTTAGTTCGGTAGCGATTTTTGCTCAAGAACTTACGGTAAAAGAAACCGTAATAAACCCTTCAGATGGTATTAATGATGGACAAGTGGAGTTGGAAGTTTCAGGGGGGCAACCACCTTACGAATACAAATGGAGTAACCAGAGTACATCTCTAGATTCTAATGTAGCATCGGGTTTAACGGAAGGAATTGATTATACGGTTACCGTTTCAGATGCTTCTGGAGCAACGGTTAATAAAACTTTTAATATTGAGGCCAAATCCATTACAGAAATTTTTAATGGAACCATGACCCCAGCGGTAGCGGGCATTGAAACTGTTTTATTCTGGGATCCATTTGCGGCAATTGGATTGTACGATCCAATAATGTATGCTGACAAAAAAATGGTTTCTATTCCTGGTTGGACTACGGAAACAGAAAATAAATTTACCCTAAAAGAATGGCTTGCCGCAAATGGAGCGGAAGTGAAAAAGGGAGATCCTATTGCTGTTATTTCCAAAAAGAATGGAGCCGATGAAACCGTTAAAGCGAATGCTAGCGGGAAATTGGAACATCTTCTAAATGAAGGAGAAGTAATCTACAATGCTAATAATACAGAGCATAAAATTGAAACAAACGCAGATGTTTTTGCAGATATAATATACGATGAACCCGTACCGCTAACACATCCAAATGGTGATTTTCAAAGAATCACCATTCCTTTTATAGTGGTATGGTTAATCTTCGGAGCGGCATTTTTCACCATAAGAATGGGCTTTATTAATGTGAGGGGATTCAAGCACTCCTTAGATTTGGCTAAAGGAAAATACGACGATCCAAACGCTCCCGGAAGTATTACCCACTTTCAAGCATTGGCAACCGCGGTTTCCGCTACGGTTGGTCTTGGTAATATTGCTGGGGTAGCAGTGGCAGTTTCCTTGGGGGGAGCTGGAGCTACTCTTTGGATGATTGTTGCCGGATTGCTAGGAATGTCTTCTAAGTTTGTGGAGTGTACGTTAGGGGTAAAATACAGGGACATTCTTCCTGATGGCCGTGTTTTCGGTGGACCTATGAATTATTTGCGTTACGGTCTAGAAAAGAAGAATAAATCTGGTTTAGGGAAAGTATTAGCGGTATTATTCGCTATTCTAGCAGTTGGTGCTTCCTTTGGAGGTGGTAATATGTTCCAAGCCAACCAATCATTCGAAATACTTTCTGGACAATTTGATTTTCTTGTTGGAAACGGATTCTGGTTTGGGGTTATTGTTGCCATTCTAGTTGGAGTAGTGATTATTGGGGGGATAAATAGTATTGCCAAAGTTACTGGTAAAATTGTTCCTTTTATGGCTGCTGTTTATGTAATTGGTGCCTTAATAGTGATTTTCGTGAACATTAAAAATATTGGGCCTGCATTTGAGGCAATTATCGACGGAGCTTTTAGTCCTAGTGCTTTAAAAGGTGGAATCCTCGGGGTTCTGGTAGTAGGTTTTCAACGTGCAGCTTTTTCCAATGAAGCAGGGGTAGGTTCTGCCGCTATTGCACACAGTGTGGCGAAAACAAACCATCCACCATCTGAAGGATTCGTTGCTCTGTTAGAGCCATTTATAGATACGGTAGTGGTTTGTACACTTACTGCGTTGGTTTTAATTTTTACAGGAATGCACGAAGTATCTGGAGTGGCAGGGGCAGAGCTTACATCTACCGCATTTGGTAGTGTTATTTCATGGTTCCCATATGTGTTGGCAGCAGCAGTATTTTTGTTTGCATTCTCTACTATGATTTCTTGGTCTTACTACGGAATGAGAGCTTGGACATATCTTTTTGGAAAAAGCACAAAAACAGAGTTTGTGTACAAAATATTGTTTTTGTTCTTTGTGGTTGTAGGTGCCTCTGTAAGTTTAGGTGCAGTATTAACATTTTCAGATATGATGATTCTCGCCATGTCGTTCCCTAATATTATTGGGTTGTACATTATGAGTGGTGAAGTGAGAAACGATCTACGGGAATACTGGAGAAAATTGCACAACAACGAATTATTTAAAAAACAAAAAGTCGAAAAGAAAACGGCTTAA
- a CDS encoding DUF2851 family protein, with amino-acid sequence MKEDFLHYIWKFKKFEHSRLKIHTGEVLEIISLGTHNHHSGPDFLNAQLKIGNQHWAGNVEMHLKSSMWFAHHHEKDSAYNNVILHVVWEHDVEVFNQSNVQIPTLVLKDLVNNRTLLSYRNLVASHKKFINCETHISEVDPFLRERWLERLYFERLKKKSDFIDKELLISKNDWEAVLFKLLLKNFGSKINGEAFETIAAHLPFTVFRKNTHSLQNLEALLFGISNLLPTDVIDVYPQTLQEEYKYLKVKFSLAETAITPEFFKLRPYNFPTLRLAQIAALYHKEQNLFQKIMETKKVEKFYRIFNVVASPYWDDHFTFRKETPLVRKKKLSKELVDLLLINTIIPLKFCFAKHAGKDINEEIIEILRTLKSEKNNLVDKFKNLQLPVRSSLESQAVLELYHNYCSKNKCLHCEIGVQLIG; translated from the coding sequence TTGAAAGAAGATTTTTTACATTATATCTGGAAGTTTAAAAAGTTTGAGCACAGCCGACTTAAAATCCATACTGGCGAGGTGTTGGAGATTATTTCTTTGGGAACGCATAACCATCACTCTGGGCCAGATTTTTTAAATGCGCAACTAAAAATTGGCAACCAACATTGGGCAGGCAATGTGGAGATGCATCTTAAATCTTCCATGTGGTTTGCGCACCACCATGAGAAGGATAGTGCATACAACAATGTAATCCTGCACGTAGTTTGGGAGCACGATGTTGAGGTTTTCAATCAATCAAACGTACAAATTCCAACATTGGTGCTTAAAGACCTTGTCAATAACAGGACCTTATTAAGTTACCGTAATTTGGTAGCCTCTCATAAAAAATTCATCAATTGCGAAACGCATATCTCCGAGGTTGATCCATTTCTTCGGGAACGATGGTTGGAGCGACTTTATTTTGAACGCCTGAAAAAGAAAAGTGATTTTATAGATAAAGAGCTTTTAATATCTAAAAACGATTGGGAAGCCGTTTTGTTTAAGTTATTGCTGAAAAATTTTGGTTCAAAAATAAATGGGGAAGCTTTTGAAACAATTGCAGCACACTTGCCTTTTACCGTTTTTAGAAAGAACACCCATTCCCTTCAAAACCTTGAAGCCTTGCTTTTTGGTATTTCAAACCTATTGCCTACAGATGTTATCGATGTCTATCCCCAAACGCTACAGGAAGAATATAAGTATCTAAAAGTTAAATTTAGCCTTGCAGAAACAGCAATTACTCCAGAATTCTTTAAACTTCGGCCGTATAATTTCCCAACCTTACGTTTGGCTCAAATTGCGGCATTGTATCATAAAGAACAAAATCTGTTTCAAAAAATTATGGAGACCAAAAAAGTTGAGAAATTTTACCGGATATTCAATGTAGTAGCCTCCCCTTATTGGGACGATCATTTTACCTTCCGTAAAGAAACTCCGCTAGTAAGAAAGAAAAAATTAAGTAAGGAACTGGTCGATTTACTATTGATAAATACGATTATTCCATTAAAATTCTGTTTTGCAAAACATGCAGGGAAAGACATCAATGAGGAGATTATTGAAATTTTACGTACGCTAAAAAGCGAAAAAAACAACCTCGTGGATAAATTCAAGAATCTTCAACTTCCCGTAAGATCGTCTTTAGAAAGTCAGGCAGTTTTAGAGCTTTACCATAATTATTGCTCTAAAAATAAATGTTTGCATTGCGAAATTGGTGTGCAATTAATTGGATGA
- a CDS encoding potassium channel family protein, translating to MFKLFRSKFYIAIALLVFIFSFGILGYRFLSDYSWVEAAYMTVIAVTTVGFSEVRPTDDADKIFTIILIISSVFIVAYAISVVTEYVLSRSTLFNIKYRKMKKQVDKLNNHIIICGYGRNGMQAAKKLKAYEKDFVVIEQDEDLVNKHSDEALFVIGNANEDETLEEAGISRASCLISALPNDADNLFVVLSSRQLNKEITIISRASQETSQRKLKLAGANKTIMPDKIGGDHMASLVVLPDLIEFMDQLSIDDETTINLEEVAVDNLPNGFLYKTLVDLDLRRQTGCTVIGYKQPNGKYIINPDANVELLPNSKLMVLGQPSQIKKLHTIFQIPENTFNG from the coding sequence ATGTTTAAACTTTTTCGGTCTAAATTTTATATTGCCATAGCCTTATTGGTTTTTATCTTTTCCTTTGGCATTCTCGGGTATAGATTTTTAAGTGATTATTCTTGGGTGGAAGCTGCTTACATGACGGTTATTGCGGTTACTACCGTTGGATTCAGTGAGGTGAGGCCTACCGACGATGCCGATAAGATATTTACCATTATCTTAATTATTTCCAGTGTTTTTATTGTCGCTTATGCCATATCGGTGGTTACGGAATATGTGCTATCCAGAAGTACCCTGTTTAATATAAAATATCGAAAAATGAAAAAGCAAGTAGATAAGTTAAATAACCATATAATTATATGTGGTTATGGAAGAAATGGGATGCAAGCCGCCAAAAAATTAAAGGCTTACGAAAAAGATTTCGTGGTAATAGAGCAGGATGAAGACCTGGTGAACAAACACAGCGATGAGGCGTTGTTTGTAATTGGGAATGCCAATGAAGACGAAACGCTGGAAGAAGCTGGTATAAGTAGGGCCTCATGTTTAATTTCTGCATTGCCGAACGATGCCGATAATCTTTTTGTGGTACTATCTTCTCGACAATTAAACAAAGAAATTACCATTATAAGCCGCGCATCTCAAGAAACCTCACAGCGAAAACTTAAATTGGCAGGGGCCAATAAAACCATAATGCCGGACAAGATTGGAGGAGACCATATGGCTTCTTTAGTAGTTTTGCCAGACCTAATTGAGTTTATGGATCAATTGTCCATAGACGATGAAACAACCATAAACCTGGAAGAGGTTGCGGTAGACAATTTGCCAAATGGCTTTTTGTACAAAACCCTTGTAGATTTAGATTTAAGGCGGCAAACCGGCTGTACGGTAATTGGTTATAAACAACCGAATGGAAAGTACATTATTAATCCCGATGCTAATGTGGAATTACTACCAAATTCTAAGCTAATGGTGCTGGGGCAGCCTTCCCAGATAAAAAAACTCCATACTATATTTCAAATCCCAGAAAATACATTTAACGGGTAA
- the rpsU gene encoding 30S ribosomal protein S21: MLIIPIKEGENIDRALKRYKRKFDRTGTMRQLRSRQQFTKPSVEKRAQVQKAAYVQNLRDQESV; encoded by the coding sequence ATGTTAATAATACCAATTAAAGAAGGAGAAAATATAGACAGAGCGCTTAAGCGTTACAAGCGTAAATTCGATAGAACTGGTACTATGCGTCAGCTACGTAGCCGTCAGCAGTTTACAAAGCCTTCTGTAGAGAAAAGAGCTCAAGTTCAAAAAGCAGCTTACGTTCAAAATTTAAGAGATCAGGAATCAGTTTAA
- a CDS encoding PspC domain-containing protein, translating to MSFFQDIRYYFEKHGYAVSSRMADRLGMKTKNVRLFFIYASFFTLGIWFFVYLTLAFWLKLKDLVYTKRTSVFDL from the coding sequence ATGAGTTTTTTCCAAGATATAAGATATTATTTCGAAAAACATGGTTATGCGGTTTCTTCAAGAATGGCAGATCGTCTAGGGATGAAAACAAAAAATGTACGCCTATTTTTTATTTATGCGTCTTTTTTCACCTTGGGAATATGGTTTTTCGTTTATTTAACCTTAGCTTTTTGGTTGAAATTGAAAGATTTGGTCTATACCAAGCGCACCTCTGTTTTCGATTTGTAA